One Methylomonas sp. LL1 DNA window includes the following coding sequences:
- the ilvA gene encoding threonine ammonia-lyase, biosynthetic produces MHNYIEKILRAKVYDVAEETPLDFAPTLSERLENRVYLKREDLQPVFSFKLRGAYNKMASLTADQAAHGVIAASAGNHAQGVALAAKKLGIKALIVMPKTTPEIKVKSVKARGAKIVLHGDSYDDAFAHAMELVKEKGMTFIHPYDDPDVIAGQGTVAMEILRQHNADIHAIFVPVGGGGLVAGIAAYVKFVRPEIKVIAVEPDDADCLNQALKAKQRVELPQVGLFADGVAVKKIGEEPFRIASQYVDQVITVSTDEICAAIKDIFDDTRSVAEPAGALAVAGLKKYVEQNGVTQQTLVAIDSGANINFDRLRYVAERTLVGEHREILLAVAIPEAPGSFLKFCKTLGKRGITEFNYRYFDSQMAQVFVGITSSGVEADRQQLIEQLLNEGFAVTDMTGNELAKDHIRHMVGGHAPGNLNESVYSLQFPERPGALLKFLMSLGSQWNISLFHYRNHGAAFGKVLIGLQITEADCRTFEHGLDTLNLAYQRETGNPAYRLFAGGAATPCG; encoded by the coding sequence ATGCACAATTACATAGAAAAAATATTACGGGCAAAAGTTTATGACGTGGCCGAGGAAACGCCGCTGGATTTTGCACCGACGCTGTCGGAGCGGTTGGAGAATCGGGTTTATTTGAAGCGCGAGGATCTACAACCGGTGTTTTCCTTCAAACTGCGCGGGGCCTATAACAAAATGGCCTCGTTGACGGCGGATCAAGCCGCTCATGGCGTGATCGCTGCGTCGGCCGGCAATCATGCGCAGGGCGTGGCGCTGGCCGCGAAAAAACTCGGCATCAAAGCCTTGATCGTGATGCCGAAAACCACCCCGGAAATCAAGGTCAAATCGGTCAAGGCACGTGGCGCCAAGATCGTGTTGCATGGCGATTCCTATGACGATGCCTTTGCTCATGCGATGGAACTGGTCAAGGAAAAAGGCATGACCTTCATCCATCCTTATGACGATCCCGACGTCATAGCCGGGCAGGGCACGGTGGCGATGGAAATTCTGCGTCAGCACAATGCCGACATTCACGCCATTTTCGTACCGGTAGGCGGCGGAGGCTTGGTGGCCGGGATCGCGGCATATGTCAAGTTCGTGCGGCCGGAAATCAAAGTGATCGCGGTCGAGCCGGACGACGCCGATTGTTTGAATCAGGCTTTGAAGGCCAAACAGCGAGTCGAATTGCCGCAAGTGGGTTTATTTGCCGATGGCGTGGCGGTCAAAAAAATCGGCGAGGAACCGTTTCGGATTGCCAGTCAATATGTCGACCAGGTTATCACCGTCAGTACCGACGAAATCTGCGCGGCGATCAAGGATATTTTTGACGATACCCGCTCGGTGGCCGAACCGGCCGGTGCCTTGGCGGTGGCCGGTTTGAAAAAATATGTCGAACAAAACGGCGTGACCCAGCAAACCCTGGTGGCGATAGATAGCGGCGCTAATATCAACTTCGACCGGCTGCGTTACGTGGCCGAGCGCACGTTGGTGGGGGAGCACCGCGAGATATTGCTGGCGGTAGCAATCCCTGAGGCGCCGGGTAGTTTTTTGAAATTTTGCAAAACCCTAGGCAAGCGCGGCATCACCGAATTTAATTACCGTTACTTCGATAGCCAAATGGCGCAGGTGTTCGTTGGGATTACCAGTAGCGGCGTTGAGGCCGACAGGCAGCAATTGATAGAGCAGTTGCTGAACGAAGGTTTTGCGGTGACCGATATGACCGGCAATGAATTGGCCAAGGACCATATCCGGCATATGGTCGGCGGCCATGCCCCCGGCAATTTGAACGAAAGCGTCTACAGCCTGCAATTTCCGGAACGGCCGGGGGCACTGTTAAAGTTTTTGATGTCGTTGGGTAGCCAATGGAATATCAGCCTGTTTCATTACCGCAATCACGGAGCCGCGTTTGGCAAGGTGTTGATCGGTTTGCAAATTACCGAAGCCGATTGCCGGACTTTTGAACACGGTCTGGATACGCTGAACTTGGCATATCAGCGGGAAACCGGCAATCCGGCCTATCGTTTGTTCGCGGGCGGGGCTGCGACGCCGTGTGGTTAG
- the rpiA gene encoding ribose-5-phosphate isomerase RpiA, producing the protein MTQDELKKQVAAAALQYLKNVPIIGMGTGSTVTHLINQLADCDFKHDIEAAVSSSIKTTEHLQSIGIKVLELNQTGDLEVYVDGADEVTPHKKMLKGGGGALTREKIIAGASKKFVCIVDETKCVDVLGKFPLPVEVLPLSRSFVARQLVKLGGQPELRINKETGKPYITDNGCEILDVHNMNILNPVEMEQAINNIPGVITNGLFAMRDADVVLVGKGSEVISY; encoded by the coding sequence ATGACTCAAGATGAATTAAAAAAACAAGTGGCCGCGGCTGCACTGCAATATTTGAAAAATGTCCCGATCATCGGCATGGGTACCGGCTCGACCGTCACTCATTTGATCAATCAACTGGCCGATTGTGATTTCAAACACGACATCGAAGCGGCGGTTTCCAGCTCGATCAAAACCACCGAGCATTTACAATCGATCGGCATCAAAGTGCTGGAACTGAATCAAACCGGCGACTTGGAAGTGTATGTCGACGGCGCCGATGAAGTGACTCCACACAAAAAAATGCTGAAAGGCGGCGGCGGCGCGCTGACCCGCGAAAAAATCATCGCCGGCGCCAGCAAAAAATTCGTCTGCATCGTCGACGAAACCAAGTGTGTCGACGTGTTGGGTAAATTCCCGTTGCCGGTCGAAGTGCTGCCGCTGTCGCGCAGCTTTGTCGCCAGACAACTGGTCAAACTGGGCGGCCAACCGGAACTGCGCATCAACAAGGAAACCGGCAAACCCTACATCACCGATAACGGCTGCGAAATTCTCGACGTTCACAACATGAACATCCTAAATCCGGTCGAGATGGAACAAGCCATCAACAATATTCCAGGCGTGATCACCAACGGCCTGTTCGCGATGCGCGACGCGGATGTGGTGTTGGTAGGCAAAGGTTCGGAAGTGATTAGCTACTAA
- a CDS encoding EVE domain-containing protein gives MNYWLMKSEPDAFGIDDLEQRPGQTEHWDGVRNYQARNMMRDEMKVGDQVFFYHSNCEQPGIVGIAQVSKESYADFTAFDPDDKHFDPKSNPDKPTWFMVDVQFVRKLKRTISLRELKQKSELADLALVRRGNRLSIMPVSQQQWQFILGLE, from the coding sequence ATGAACTACTGGCTCATGAAATCAGAACCCGACGCCTTCGGCATAGACGATTTGGAGCAACGCCCCGGCCAAACCGAACATTGGGACGGTGTACGCAATTATCAGGCGCGCAACATGATGCGCGATGAGATGAAAGTCGGCGACCAAGTGTTTTTTTATCACTCCAACTGTGAGCAACCCGGCATCGTCGGCATCGCTCAAGTCTCCAAGGAGAGCTATGCCGATTTCACCGCATTCGATCCGGATGACAAACATTTCGATCCGAAAAGCAACCCGGACAAACCCACTTGGTTCATGGTCGACGTGCAATTCGTCAGAAAGCTCAAGCGCACCATCAGCCTGCGGGAACTCAAGCAAAAATCGGAATTGGCCGACCTGGCTTTGGTAAGGCGCGGCAACCGGCTGTCGATCATGCCGGTCAGCCAACAGCAATGGCAGTTTATTTTAGGTTTGGAATAA
- a CDS encoding PEP-CTERM sorting domain-containing protein (PEP-CTERM proteins occur, often in large numbers, in the proteomes of bacteria that also encode an exosortase, a predicted intramembrane cysteine proteinase. The presence of a PEP-CTERM domain at a protein's C-terminus predicts cleavage within the sorting domain, followed by covalent anchoring to some some component of the (usually Gram-negative) cell surface. Many PEP-CTERM proteins exhibit an unusual sequence composition that includes large numbers of potential glycosylation sites. Expression of one such protein has been shown restore the ability of a bacterium to form floc, a type of biofilm.) yields the protein MIKKLLSIAAVAGLIFSASAANAALYTFTQTGFTGGATITGAFEGEDLNHDGYIKGATFFAEGLSEISAFSVSFSGNAFVSAFSQAYTDLTLFGFDISRTAMGNAAVEGIATNWFEGTGRYQYLTGVGVNGAQDGYVVDTLTGIYDGSPNLVSVTPAAVPVPGAVWLFGSALMGFIGLKRRKA from the coding sequence ATGATTAAAAAATTGTTATCGATTGCGGCGGTTGCGGGTTTGATTTTTTCTGCTTCCGCGGCGAATGCGGCGTTATATACATTCACTCAGACCGGTTTCACCGGTGGCGCTACAATTACCGGGGCGTTCGAAGGGGAAGATTTGAATCATGATGGATATATCAAGGGGGCTACGTTTTTCGCTGAAGGCTTAAGCGAAATCAGTGCATTCAGTGTATCCTTTTCGGGCAATGCTTTTGTATCGGCATTCAGTCAGGCCTACACGGATCTGACTTTATTCGGGTTTGACATCTCGAGAACGGCAATGGGGAATGCGGCTGTAGAGGGCATTGCCACCAATTGGTTCGAAGGCACTGGCCGTTATCAGTATTTAACCGGCGTCGGCGTGAACGGCGCACAAGATGGCTATGTGGTGGATACCTTGACTGGTATTTATGACGGTTCTCCCAATCTTGTTTCGGTCACCCCGGCCGCTGTTCCCGTTCCTGGCGCGGTCTGGTTGTTCGGTTCGGCATTGATGGGTTTCATCGGCCTGAAACGCCGCAAGGCATAA